The Thunnus thynnus chromosome 1, fThuThy2.1, whole genome shotgun sequence nucleotide sequence CTCTGCTGCTGGCTGCCTGATTCCCCAATAACGTTGCACAAGAGCTCCCTTCAGCAAGGGGAAACAGCAGGCAGCGTCTGTACTCTAGAAATACATTCCCCTGACACTCCACAGCCACAGGAGACACATACATATGCTGCAGTATTGGGCTATGTGCTTTACAGCAAACAGTGAGGTGCTAGTTACAATGTAcctcaaaaaatatgtttattaccGACAGATTATTACAGACAGCAAATTATCAGGCTAATTTCAGCAATGACAGTGATAGTCCAGCTGGCTTCTGTCCACTGAATTTTGATCTGAGATAAAATAAGCCTGCAGTCTCTTCTGTGGCCGTTAGgtgtctctctttcactttgcATGGCtgtagctctctctctcaccgaGTGAAGCTCCTCCACTCCTGAACTCCCATCTACACATAATATATACACCATCATTTGAAAATGGCAGCTTTTTGAAAATTCACCTTGATTATCAGACATTAAAAGTGACTTCTCCAGAGCTGAGTGTCTGGCTAGGGGGATGGCTGCAGACAGCAGAACAATGCAGCAGGCTTGGTATTAATGCCTGGCTGGGGTgtgcagggaggagagaggagccaGCCCTTTGTTCTCTCCTACAGCCAATTATTTTTTACGTGTGCCTTTTCACAACAACAAGAgagaatttaattttaatggaCTCactggaaaaaaggaaaaaaaacatctacagtATTCTTAAACAGAGATGGGAACTAGCATCAGTGGTTAAGTATATATGCACACATCTCTGTATGAGGCATAGATGGATGGCAGGGGCAACAAGAATGACAtcaacccaaacacacacagcagcatgaATATCCTCATGCAAAATGCTAAAACGTGTACTATCTTACTCCCAAACCCAATGCCAAAACATAACTGTGTGCAGCCCTACCCTTATGAAAGAAAGacccaaaaaaaagaaagaagaaagacacCAAAATATTACCATCGTTATTTCATTATACAGCATGGTAGTGCAGTGGTGGGGAGCACATTAACATGTGCATACATAGGACACAATGATAAGAAGGCACGCTGTAAAATAGCAAGGATTCCTGATCAAAtggcatgaaaaataaaaacctacAATTGCTGTTGGTAGGTATGTGGccaaatatttttctaattgGAAGGGCACTTTATCTTGCTGTCAGAGAAGCAGTAAAAAGCGGTGCTGTTCCCAGAAGGAGAGGAGCACAGCTTGCTGGCCTTTTATTAGTGCTGGAGCTCTGATATATGCCTCTGCTCTAGGCTTTCATCAGGAACCTGcaccataaacacacatgcacatacacacaaagaacagTTACAAACTAGCCATACTGAAAACCCAAAGCaaccactgttaaaaaaattCAGCTGAGGTACTTTCTAACATGCAATCAGCATACAGTCAACATAAAATTATTGCCAAAAAGTTCTACAACAAACTGATGATGCCAACAGTAACTGGGGGCATTTTTTCAGTTTACAGGTTAACACAGTGATAATACATAAATTGCAAAGCTGCACAAGAAAGCATTCAAATCCAAAACAACAGAGGAGAATATAGAGCAAATAAATGCCGCAGTACAACCACAGTATAAAATGGTATTGTAACAACCTGGCAGTGTAAAACGGTTAAGTCACTAGAGAATAAGAAAGCACAAAATATAGCTACACCCGAACACTACAGCACAAACTCTTACATATGCAGTTCATGCATAGCCAGTTTTGCACACAAAGGTACTCCAAACTGactcatgcagacagacacatagaCACAAAGACAGTCGGACTGACAGACGcatgcgcatacacacacacacacacacacacacacacacacacacacacacacacacacacacacacacacacacacatacacacacccacactcccAACACACAGGCTAAATTAAATTTCAGTCCTTGGGCAGACAACTAAACTGCTTGTGTGTGGGACCTAGTCTGCAGCACAGCAAAACCAattctctggagatggtgaaatTAAAGGGCAGAATCTAGCCTGTTTATGGTTCTcactctcttctcctctcaatcaaatgttttattagcAATCATTTGGTCCTAAAAGTCATGTTCTTGGGAGGCAGCTGGCatgatgacagcagctgctggacAGGCAACACCACTTCAGCACATACCATTCCCAATTATTTACACCTGGAGCTACAGGTCAGCAAGAAGCTTTAACTAACCACAAGGTAACATGTTTAGAAGTGAGCATGCTTTACCTACATCTTACGTTTCCATGTTCACActtttatatgtactgtatcttAAATAACTCTCACAATTTTGTGTATAAAGAAGGACatgattgaacactaaaaagcAGATgactatatttttttatcaatttgaAAAAAGCCCAGCAGGCCAGATGGTGTCTGGAACTTGCTGAACAATaagtaaatacataaaaagaaaaaaaatcagatccTAACAAAGGGAATAATAATGTGAACAAAATGCAATAATGACATGATACTTTATTGATCAGGTATGGAGAATTCCCTAccttgtaaaatatattttgattcTGCTGGCAGAGGTCCAAGCAGTCAGGAGCACTGTACCTGCTGAATGGTGGTCAACTCTGCTTGTAGCTGTAGGATTTTCTCctaaagagaagaaaggagatgTTTAGTTGCCTTTATAaagtttttgtatatttcataTCTTATCTTCTTGCATTAGGCATTTGTAGGCTAAGCACACACTGCATTCTACTGGTAGGGACAGTTAATGTGACAAACTAATTTTGAATGTGAAAATGGGTTAAATGGCATTGAGAATTggtacaataaaataagaatattaCTGAGGGCAAACATCATGGGGGATCTTTCTGCGCAGAGAATGTTGACAtgcatgcatatacagtatgtgcatgttcACATGCATACCTTGGCCTCCTCAATCCCCCTGTATATTGTATCATTGAGGCATCTCTTTCTACCCTCCAACCCCCACCCTGCtttgctcctctctcctctggtgTCTGGGAGCAGTAATCTGTTCCTGAGCCAGCGCTGCTGGGATTAGGTAGCGACTGGAGATAGGATATATGCGTCATTAAAGCGGAGAGCACAGCGctgcagaaggagagagacaaagtCAACAAAggtgacacagagagagaggggagacaaATACTAGAAACCCACATGTGCCCACACGCATACATGCACATGTGtatgcataaaataaaaacaaaacttctaTGCTTGCAAACCTACACGTCTGCCTTTGCTAATGGACGCACACACGCATAAAAAATCTTCTTTTCTCTCACATACAATTTCCTAAACCTACAATGAATAACAATCATGTAGTGTTGCTGTAGTGGATATCTGAGAAAGAGGCTATGTATCAAAACTGAGGAACTAATGCAATACAATGCAgtatactatatacactatgTAGACATTCAGTGCTAGTAATAACAGAATAATTTGTTGAAGTTAGTGCTTATTTACTTTTTAGCATTTCACCAATGCtgcaaatatgaatatataatattCTAATTTAGGAATGAATGTGCAGAAGTTTTGAATTATGAACCACAACAACCACAGCATTACTACTGACAGTTTACAAATTGGCAGGTAAATAGGCTGCTAAAGTAATTATATGCTAATAACTGTTCATTTCCAGGCATTCATTTGTGTTACCTACAtagaatatttcattttagtaaGGGATTCATGTCAAGATATGCAACACAGCTGAAATAAAAGTGAGACTAGAGTCAATTATGTTCCATTTTTGATTTAGCAACATAAATAGCGACAATATTTTGGATGTCttatttgggtttttgacttGCTTAACTGATAAATTCTCACtttacagtatttctttaaTATTAACTTGGAACAAAATTATTCCCTGTGACTGTCTCTTTGTCAGTGAGCCAGCATGGTATCAGGCCAAGCGGTGGTTGTCTCACCCTCCTCCTGGAGTCCTGTGTCCTATCCTGTCACTGCATAACCCGGGTACATGTCTGCACCAGCTGAGCCTCAAGGTCCTTACATCTGTGCCCCACCTGGGTGCTTTCTGCAGCCATTCTGCCTTGTACTGCACTGTGCAGAGAGggtatttttttccattactGCTACACCTGAAGGATAGACACAGACAAGCATACAtacttaaatacaaatacagtatgtgaaataCACATAGCAAACACATGGGGACACAAAAGGGAAAAGACAACTAGAAAACTCTCAAGTGCACATATAGGAACATACGTGcagccacatgcacacacatgcttgcACATATGTATATACTAAATTGCCAAAGTATGTGGTACAttatacaacaacaacattatacCCATACTTTATGTGACTGTTAAACATCTACTATCAAAACCATGGCTGTTAATATTGAGTTGCCCTGATCCATTCCACTACAATAACAGCACGTACAGTTGACTGACACAAATCTAGCAGGACAGATACTTGACAAACTGACTCATGAATTATTAGAAACTACCATGTTGTATGTCTAAAAAGCTTCAGAAAAGCACTGAACCTTATAGTGTGGCCCATTCTACTGCCTTCTACTGTTTGTCAATGGAGATCTCATGGCTGTATGCTTAATTTTCTGACCCTAAAGTATCAGCAATACCTGAGGCAGCTGAACCCACTAATTAGAAGAGGGGGGTGTCCACAAAATACACATATGGTGTATTTTGAACATATTGGTCAACTGCTTGCAAATTGCTTTTTCTACCTGAAAGCAAGGAATTTTAGACTTAGTGTGAAAAGTCTGATACATACAAGTGTTTCAAATTGATGTTGAGAGGTTAATGgttaatgtcacattttgaaCCGAACCAGTAATacatgaaagaaacaaacacataaaaataataagtaaaatcTAAATCCACAATTGTTCTCTCTGACATTTTTAAGTACTCAGGCATACAGCACACTCCATCCAAACTTTCCTTCCCCAGGAACCAAAGAAACTATAAATAACGTCATTAGCACTCCACCTACAGAGAATCTTAAAACTTCCGAAGTTCTGACTTTTATCGTACCTCTTGAGTAGATTGCTACCTAGATTGCAAGCACCTCTCTGCAAGGTCCTTATGCAAAGGTTTGGTCAAGGCACACTTGTACAATTGATTTAAGATCAGTTCATTTAAGTTTTCATTGACTGAATGGTGAGGTTCCTGAACTGTGTTGTTGTCAAGGGGACTTcatagatgatttttttttttttacatccacgAAGGCccttctgtttattatttttccccattcatttccttttaatttCACTTATCTGAAATGCTTTTTAGACACAAACTTCAGTTTGGTCATGCTCATTTTTTACAAACACTGTTCCTCACAAGCTGCATGTTGTGTTCATTGGAAGGTCTGGTCAAGCAGAGGCACTGCTGTGAGAAACTGCAGGCATATCTCTGGAGTGTTCAGTGAGTATTACCTTTGTTCCATGTGGACGCTTCACTACTATGGTTTTAAGTATATAGAcccatgtttctgtgtttgtgctaGCTTTATCATACATACTTGAAATGTTTATCAACTGTTCATCTATAAAACTAAAAAAGCAATTCTAGGTTTGATTTTACTTTATTACAACATTTTTCAAGTTTATGtaacatatataataaaaattatCACTAAATTAGGGGGTCTTAAAAGCTGAATGGTTAAGGTGCATAtcacataactgcaacatccctgGTTAGATTCTAGACCTTAGTTCCATATCGCTTCCCCACTTCTCCTGCTCTATACTGTCTGCTATCataaaaatccaaaaatgtgaaagaaaacattttttaaaaattagcaCTGATATTACAATGCAATAACTATATATTATGCAGtcaacatcaacattttattgcatttatagGCAGATAACACCGATACAGTTCAGGAATATTCGAACTTTGATGATCTACATAATTATAAAACAGCTTTAGTATCTATACATTCCAAGGAACTTACTGCTGCTGCATAAGTATGTACATTGATAGTAGGCTGGGTGATatatcaaattaatttgatgaattcaaatttttgtaaaatgtctaaattgtgAAAATTGAATTATTGCAACATATGcaaaaagtttattttgagtcaaaaAGTAGGGACGATGATTGCTGCCTGATTTGAGTCAGGATGTGAATAGTTACACTATGAAGCCCCCAGGAACGGGCTATGAAGCTATTTTGGTGTAGTGGCCAAACTGGGTAATTAGAACTTCTGGGTCCCTCACAGTAAGCATTTTTCCtatacaaccccccccccctcccaccaccaccaccaccaccaccaccaccaaaagGACACTTTTTACTATCAAAATTTGGACCCTTCGGtgcaataacatttggaaagtctagaggagccaTATGCTTTAATTATCATATTCCATTTAATGTGGTTAGggagccaacaggaagtcttgGACGTGACAGACCCGTTGAAAGAGAGAGTTGTGATACTCTTTGATCTCACCACCATGCGATCGTGTGGTTCACTGTACTCTCAATAGTTCCAAACAAATCCGCTCTGTCAACATGTTTGAGTGTTTTCAGTgggacagacagcagcagtgacTATATTTCCAGCAATTTTCGGTAAATATTAACacatgatgaaaaatatgaatacatacatactgtaaatgtattaaattacagtatgtatgtattcatatttttcatagCTGTTCCCTACGTCATAGGAGCAGTCCCACTTCCCTCCAAAAttaaacacatatacatactgtaaatgtattaatttacagtatgtatgcatTCATATATGCTTCTATGGTCATAGTTACGCACATCCTAATGTCTTATATTAAGACATtcacataaacatgcacacaaagggAATATCAATCATGCCAGCAATTGCTCAATTTAAGCAAGAAAGAAGTTTGGTCAATAGTACAAAATATACAAGGCAACCAATTGCGttcaacaaaacatttcattacataAGATGTCCAGGGAGAGGGTAAAGGTCCAATCTTTTCCCCCACCCATGGTCTTCCACTCCTGTTGTTGGTAGGGCTAGACCTGGGCCTTGCTGTCACAACTGCCACTCACAAACCTCagactggaaacacacacatacacacacacacgtcattaTATTagttgaaatataaaatattcaaaatattcagctcctgcatttcatcattttatcctagaaaacaaaacagggtGATAGCGAGTTATGGAGTTGCTCATGCTCTTTACAACAGCACATATCTTGTATTTCTTCTCCATCTCCAATATTTCCATCCCACAGCATGCGAGCGTCCTGCTCCAAGAGCTTTCATAGGCTCCTCAGGATTTGGATTAAGATTTGGACTTTTACCACCCCAGTTTCAGaattattctgttatttattctattttattttatctaattGCTAGATTCATTTTCTATTCTATTGTTAGTTTcacttttattatattgtatttatctaATTGTTTGCTTCATTCTGGATCTAAGCACCTAATAATTTCACTATGCATTACACTGTGTATGATTGTGTATGTGACAATAaaacttgatttgattttgatttgatttgaatattttagaGGTTTTAGTGTTCACCCACCACAGTTTCAGAAATGTGGGTAACATGGTATTTTAGTATAAATATTTTGCTTGCTTTATAATGCATTCAATAGCGTGCATCTTCCATAGCGGAATGCAAGGGAGTTGGGGAAATGTAGCAAGTCGGTATTTATGACCAAGTACCACCATATTTCTAACTATGTCACACAATATCATGAGTTTTATACAACATGATTGTACATACAGAAGTAATGTTTGTAATGTAAAGCAGAACAGTTAGATTGGTTTCTGAGAAGCACAACAAAGGGTGTGTAAATATGTGCTTAAGATGGAGTAAGGTGGACCAATCCTATTCACTGCAACAGTAGGAACAAAAGGAGATCTGGATGCCTGGCCGTGAGCACTCAGTAAACTTCACTGAATGATCACTGCACAAAACCTCTCCAGACATACACAAGAATCACAGAGTCATATGCTTATCCACacaatgataataaaaacattcaaactccACACCACAGGAAATGCTACACTTACTTGAATTTTTTGCGGAGGGCACTGCACTGCCAGAATCAGACCATGTCATAGGCCCCAGAGGAGACCGGGTGTTGAGTCGAGTCAAGCCTGTCACTGCTGGAGAAAATTGGGAGTGGTAGAAAAAGATGAAACTGTGTTACAGTTAATACATTGAGGGACATAGATTAAGTACACATCGAAACCCAATGCAGTCAGATAGAAAGAGGTGGGAGGCAGGGAGGGGTTAATTAGCACCCCTTCTCTGGAAACTGAAGTGGTAATCATAACATCTAAGTTTTATACATTGATGTCTTACTATGGTTGGCTGTGCAGCATTTGGATGCACCAATTGGTCCGAGAAAGGGATCTGGATGTGTGGTTTCCCAAAACATACCAACAGGAGAAGAAAATGGTTGGCCAAAGTCAGCAGAAGCAACCTGAATATCATGAGAAATTACAATAACAGCAAACTGTATGTTTATACTCCACATTTGGACATTTAGCTTGTGGATCAAggtttttgatgtgttttactGGAATATGTACATGACTACAATAAAATTGTGATTGACAATTATGAGGTAAAGTCTGGAATGTGTGTGGAAATTAAACTCATATGTAATTCAGCAGGCACATTTTGAGGGAGAGCAATTCACAAGAACAAAAAAGGCCAACTGAAATTGTAAGCTGATGCTGTTCGAActgtatt carries:
- the LOC137182800 gene encoding uncharacterized protein isoform X1 is translated as MRLRRDVLHSYQARDSQAAQQKWTQRRQNAFNWTLMERKQPQAHWAKASVQVNQKLAGHPGEGSLSRSLNCRRANWISGGTQSHAAIPKAASETDHQAQELQSQVASADFGQPFSSPVGMFWETTHPDPFLGPIGASKCCTANHTVTGLTRLNTRSPLGPMTWSDSGSAVPSAKNSSVAVMEKNTLSAQCSTRQNGCRKHPGGAQM
- the LOC137182800 gene encoding uncharacterized protein isoform X2, whose product is MLFCLTYSEKQKWTQRRQNAFNWTLMERKQPQAHWAKASVQVNQKLAGHPGEGSLSRSLNCRRANWISGGTQSHAAIPKAASETDHQAQELQSQVASADFGQPFSSPVGMFWETTHPDPFLGPIGASKCCTANHTVTGLTRLNTRSPLGPMTWSDSGSAVPSAKNSSVAVMEKNTLSAQCSTRQNGCRKHPGGAQM
- the LOC137182800 gene encoding uncharacterized protein isoform X4 translates to MQQYQKQLQRQTIRPRSSRVRCSSNGKKYPLCTVQYKAEWLQKAPRWGTDVRTLRLSWCRHVPGLCSDRIGHRTPGGGAVLSALMTHISYLQSLPNPSSAGSGTDYCSQTPEERGAKQGGGWRVERDASMIQYTGGLRRPRRKSYSYKQS